From Pseudomonas hefeiensis, one genomic window encodes:
- the nadB gene encoding L-aspartate oxidase, which translates to MSQQFQHDVLVIGSGAAGLSLALTLPEHLRIAVLSKGDLANGSTFWAQGGVAAVLDDTDTIESHVDDTLNAGGGLCNPDAVRFTVEHSREAIQWLIDQGVPFTRDEQSGTEDGGFEFHLTREGGHSHRRIIHAADATGAAIFKTLLAKARQRPNIELLEQRVAVDLITEKRLGLDGDRCLGAYVLNRGTGEVDTYGARFVILASGGAAKVYLYTSNPDGACGDGIAMAWRSGCRVANLEFNQFHPTCLYHPLAKSFLVTEALRGEGAHLKLPNGERFMQRFDPRAELAPRDIVARAIDHEMKRLGIDCVYLDISHKPEAFIKSHFPTVYERCLEFSIDITKQPIPVVPAAHYTCGGVMVDQQGRTDVPGLYAIGETSFTGLHGANRMASNSLLECFVYARSAAADILEQLPQIAIPAALPSWDASQVTDSDEDVIIAHNWDELRRFMWDYVGIVRTNKRLQRAQHRVRLLLDEIDEFYSNYKVSRDLIELRNLAQVAELMIRSAMERKESRGLHYTLDYPDLLPEALDTILVPPTYAG; encoded by the coding sequence ATGAGCCAACAGTTCCAACACGATGTTCTGGTAATCGGCAGCGGCGCCGCCGGATTGAGCCTTGCGCTGACCCTGCCTGAACATCTGCGCATCGCAGTACTGAGCAAAGGCGACCTGGCCAACGGTTCGACGTTCTGGGCCCAGGGCGGGGTCGCGGCCGTGCTGGATGACACCGACACTATTGAATCGCATGTCGATGACACCCTCAATGCCGGCGGCGGCCTGTGCAATCCAGACGCTGTGCGTTTCACCGTCGAGCACAGCAGGGAGGCCATACAGTGGCTGATTGACCAGGGTGTGCCTTTCACCCGTGACGAGCAATCGGGCACCGAAGACGGTGGTTTCGAATTTCACTTGACCCGCGAAGGCGGTCATAGTCATCGACGCATCATTCACGCGGCCGATGCCACCGGCGCGGCGATTTTCAAGACACTGCTGGCCAAGGCCCGCCAACGGCCAAATATTGAGCTTCTGGAACAACGAGTCGCGGTCGACCTGATTACCGAAAAACGCCTGGGCCTGGACGGTGATCGCTGCCTGGGCGCCTACGTACTCAACCGCGGCACCGGCGAAGTCGACACCTACGGCGCACGTTTCGTGATCCTGGCTTCCGGCGGCGCAGCGAAAGTCTATTTGTATACCAGTAACCCCGATGGCGCCTGTGGGGACGGCATTGCCATGGCCTGGCGCTCGGGTTGCCGGGTGGCGAACCTGGAGTTCAACCAGTTCCACCCTACATGCCTCTACCATCCGCTGGCCAAGAGCTTCCTGGTCACCGAGGCCCTGCGCGGTGAAGGTGCTCACCTGAAGCTTCCCAATGGCGAGCGCTTCATGCAGCGCTTCGATCCCCGTGCCGAACTGGCACCCCGGGATATCGTCGCCCGCGCCATCGACCACGAAATGAAGCGCCTGGGCATCGACTGCGTCTACCTGGACATCAGCCACAAACCCGAAGCGTTCATCAAGAGCCATTTCCCGACGGTGTACGAGCGTTGCCTGGAGTTTTCCATCGACATCACCAAGCAACCGATTCCGGTGGTGCCGGCGGCGCACTACACGTGCGGTGGGGTGATGGTGGACCAACAGGGTCGCACCGACGTACCAGGCCTGTATGCCATTGGCGAAACCAGTTTCACCGGCCTGCACGGCGCCAACCGCATGGCCAGCAACTCGCTGCTGGAGTGTTTCGTCTACGCCCGCTCGGCGGCGGCGGACATTCTTGAACAACTGCCGCAGATCGCCATTCCAGCCGCCCTCCCCTCGTGGGATGCCAGCCAGGTCACCGATTCGGACGAAGATGTGATCATTGCTCACAACTGGGACGAGCTGCGGCGCTTCATGTGGGACTACGTCGGCATCGTGCGCACCAACAAACGCCTGCAAAGGGCGCAGCATCGGGTGCGGCTGTTGCTGGATGAAATCGATGAGTTCTACAGCAACTACAAAGTCAGCCGCGACCTGATCGAGTTGCGCAATCTGGCACAGGTGGCTGAGTTGATGATCCGCTCGGCCATGGAACGCAAGGAAAGTCGGGGGTTGCACTACACCCTCGATTACCCGGACCTGCTGCCCGAAGCGCTGGACACTATTCTGGTGCCGCCCACCTACGCCGGCTGA
- a CDS encoding protein YgfX produces MSSPSNRFECRWQASGQLLAAYLLAQAFALGSLLLLSVPLWLIALGVVLCLAHGAWTLPRHLLLTHHQAFCRLRRDADGWQLWNRAAGWQAVQLRPDSLALPMIIVLRFRLRGEWRVRSLCVPRDALAPDLHRRLRVRLKFSRRRWAAPE; encoded by the coding sequence GTGTCCAGCCCAAGTAATCGCTTTGAATGCCGCTGGCAGGCCTCCGGGCAACTGCTGGCGGCCTATCTCCTGGCTCAGGCCTTCGCTCTGGGTTCGTTGTTGCTGTTGTCGGTCCCGCTCTGGTTAATCGCCCTTGGCGTGGTGCTGTGCCTGGCCCATGGCGCCTGGACGCTACCGCGACATCTATTGTTGACCCATCATCAGGCTTTTTGTCGGTTGCGTCGTGATGCCGATGGCTGGCAGCTGTGGAACAGGGCCGCTGGCTGGCAGGCGGTGCAATTGCGCCCGGACAGCCTGGCGTTGCCGATGATTATCGTGCTGCGTTTTCGCTTGCGGGGTGAGTGGCGGGTCCGCTCGCTGTGTGTGCCCCGCGATGCGCTGGCGCCGGATCTGCACCGGCGCCTGCGGGTTCGGCTCAAGTTCAGCCGGCGTAGGTGGGCGGCACCAGAATAG
- a CDS encoding succinate dehydrogenase assembly factor 2 codes for MVEDVELNRLYWHSRRGMLELDVLLVPFVKEVYPHLNDVDRACYVRLLECEDEDMFGWFMERSESEDPELQRMVRMILDRVQPK; via the coding sequence ATGGTCGAAGATGTTGAACTGAATCGCCTCTACTGGCACAGCCGTCGCGGCATGCTTGAGCTTGATGTGTTGCTGGTGCCGTTCGTGAAAGAAGTCTATCCCCACCTTAACGACGTGGACCGTGCGTGCTACGTGCGCCTGCTCGAGTGCGAGGATGAGGACATGTTCGGCTGGTTCATGGAGCGCAGTGAATCCGAAGACCCGGAGCTGCAGCGCATGGTTCGGATGATCCTGGACCGTGTCCAGCCCAAGTAA
- a CDS encoding HDOD domain-containing protein, producing MSDLADKVQRDLVEAIDNDDLVLPTLPEVALQIRRAAEDPEISVSNLSKVIGRDTALSARLIKVVNSPLLRATQEVTDLHTAITRLGVNYSSNLAIGLVMEQIFHARSEVVEQKMREVWRKSLEIAGVSYALCRVYTQLKPDQAALGGLVHQIGVLPILTYAEDNNELLSDPVSLTHVIETIHPVLGDKLLSVWEFPERLVKLPGLYLDFTRDSKQLDYVDLVQVAALYCYKDTDHPLGRIDAFAVPAFKKLGIDPENKARCAEIEEARSMFY from the coding sequence ATGAGCGATTTGGCGGATAAGGTCCAACGGGATTTGGTGGAGGCCATCGATAACGATGACCTGGTTCTGCCAACATTACCGGAAGTGGCCCTGCAGATTCGCCGGGCCGCCGAAGACCCGGAGATCAGCGTCAGCAACCTGAGCAAAGTGATTGGTCGTGACACGGCGCTTTCAGCGCGCCTGATAAAAGTGGTCAACAGCCCACTGCTGCGAGCTACCCAGGAAGTCACAGACCTGCACACAGCCATTACCCGGCTGGGGGTCAACTACAGCAGCAACCTGGCCATCGGTCTGGTCATGGAGCAGATTTTCCATGCCCGTTCCGAAGTGGTAGAGCAGAAGATGCGCGAGGTCTGGCGCAAAAGCCTGGAAATCGCCGGCGTCAGCTATGCGTTGTGCCGTGTCTATACGCAACTCAAACCCGACCAGGCCGCGCTGGGCGGGCTGGTGCATCAGATCGGCGTACTGCCGATTCTCACCTACGCCGAAGACAACAATGAATTGTTGTCTGACCCGGTCAGCCTCACCCATGTCATCGAAACGATTCACCCGGTGCTGGGGGACAAGTTGCTCAGTGTGTGGGAGTTTCCAGAAAGACTGGTGAAGCTGCCGGGGTTGTATCTGGACTTCACCCGAGATTCGAAACAACTCGATTACGTCGACTTGGTGCAGGTCGCTGCCTTGTATTGCTACAAGGACACCGACCACCCCCTCGGCAGGATTGATGCCTTCGCGGTACCGGCTTTCAAGAAGCTGGGCATCGACCCGGAAAACAAAGCCAGGTGTGCGGAGATCGAAGAAGCGCGGTCGATGTTTTATTAA
- a CDS encoding sensor histidine kinase: MHKPDSLRWRLLWNLALLLVVLMLASGLSAYWNGREAADTAYDRTLLASARTIAAGLSQRDGSLSADVPYVALDTFAYDSAGRIYYQVNDIHQKLISGYENLPGPPPGTPRTDDYPALARFYNASYQGQDVRVVSLLKAVSEPNMNGMAEIRVAETEEARISMARGLMADTLLRLGMLAVGALLMVWFAVSAALRPLERLRTAVEERQPDDLRPLPLVEVQHELWPLVRALNHFTERLRGQFERQAQFIADAAHELRTPLAALKARLELGLRASEPATWRETLETAAQGTDRLTHLANQLLSLARVENGARAIAEGGAQLLDLSQLARELGMAMAPLAHARGVALALEADEPVWLRGEPTLLNELLSNLVDNALAHTPSGGNVILRVTAPAVLEVEDDGPGIPLHERDRVFERFYRRNQQVAGSGLGLAIVGEICRAHLAQITLHDGQEGGLKVRVSFIPGSD, from the coding sequence ATGCATAAGCCCGACAGCCTGCGTTGGCGACTGCTCTGGAACCTGGCGCTGTTGCTGGTGGTGCTGATGCTCGCCAGTGGCCTGAGCGCTTACTGGAACGGTCGCGAGGCTGCGGACACGGCCTACGACCGCACGCTGCTGGCCTCCGCCCGGACGATCGCCGCTGGCCTGTCGCAACGCGACGGCAGTCTTAGCGCGGACGTGCCTTACGTGGCTCTGGATACATTCGCCTACGACAGCGCCGGGCGCATTTACTACCAGGTCAATGACATTCACCAGAAACTGATTTCCGGCTACGAAAACCTCCCGGGCCCACCGCCCGGTACGCCGCGTACGGACGATTACCCGGCCCTGGCGCGCTTCTATAACGCCAGCTATCAGGGACAGGATGTGCGGGTGGTGAGTTTGCTCAAGGCGGTGAGTGAGCCAAACATGAATGGCATGGCGGAAATTCGCGTGGCGGAAACCGAAGAAGCGCGGATCAGCATGGCCCGCGGCCTGATGGCTGACACGCTATTGCGCCTGGGCATGCTGGCGGTGGGCGCGCTGTTGATGGTGTGGTTCGCCGTCAGTGCTGCCCTGCGCCCGCTGGAGCGCTTGCGCACGGCGGTGGAGGAGCGCCAGCCGGACGACCTGCGCCCGTTACCCCTGGTGGAGGTCCAGCATGAACTCTGGCCACTGGTGCGAGCCCTCAACCATTTTACCGAACGTCTTCGTGGGCAGTTCGAGCGTCAGGCGCAATTCATCGCCGATGCCGCCCATGAACTGCGCACGCCCTTGGCCGCGTTGAAGGCTCGGCTTGAGCTGGGGCTACGCGCCAGCGAGCCGGCGACTTGGCGAGAAACTCTGGAAACCGCAGCCCAGGGCACGGATCGGTTGACCCATCTGGCGAATCAGTTGCTGTCCTTGGCACGTGTCGAGAACGGTGCCCGGGCCATCGCCGAGGGCGGCGCGCAGTTGCTTGATCTCAGCCAACTGGCACGGGAGCTAGGCATGGCCATGGCCCCGTTGGCCCATGCCCGCGGCGTGGCGTTGGCGTTGGAAGCCGACGAGCCGGTGTGGCTGCGAGGTGAGCCGACCTTGTTGAACGAGTTGTTGAGCAATCTGGTGGACAATGCCCTGGCCCATACCCCGTCGGGCGGCAATGTGATTCTGCGGGTTACAGCGCCTGCGGTGCTCGAGGTCGAGGACGACGGGCCGGGCATCCCTCTGCATGAACGGGACCGCGTGTTCGAGCGCTTCTATCGACGTAACCAGCAAGTGGCTGGTTCTGGTTTGGGGTTGGCGATCGTTGGCGAAATCTGCCGTGCGCATCTGGCGCAAATCACGCTGCATGACGGGCAGGAGGGTGGGTTGAAGGTGCGGGTGAGTTTTATCCCAGGCTCAGACTGA
- a CDS encoding response regulator produces the protein MRVLLVEDHLQLAESVAQALKSTGLTVDVLHDGVAADLALSSEEYAVAILDVGLPRMDGFEVLARLRARGKTLPVLMLTARSDVKDRVHGLNLGADDYLAKPFELTELEARVKALLRRSVLGGERQQRCGGLIYDLDTRRFTLDDELLTLTSREQAVLEALIARPGRVMSKEQLAAQVFGLDEEASPDAIEIYVHRLRKKLDGHAVAIVTFRGLGYLLETRDA, from the coding sequence ATGCGTGTCCTGCTCGTCGAAGACCATCTCCAGCTGGCCGAAAGTGTAGCCCAGGCGCTCAAGAGCACCGGTTTGACCGTGGATGTGCTGCACGACGGGGTGGCGGCCGACCTGGCCTTGAGCAGCGAGGAGTACGCGGTCGCGATTCTCGATGTGGGGCTGCCGCGTATGGACGGTTTCGAGGTGCTGGCCCGGCTGCGGGCCCGGGGCAAGACTTTGCCGGTGTTGATGCTGACCGCCCGTAGCGACGTCAAGGATCGGGTCCATGGGCTGAACCTGGGCGCTGACGATTACCTGGCCAAGCCCTTCGAACTCACTGAGCTGGAAGCTCGGGTCAAGGCACTGTTGCGCCGCAGCGTTCTGGGTGGCGAACGCCAACAGCGCTGTGGTGGGTTGATTTATGACCTGGACACCCGCCGCTTCACCCTCGACGACGAATTGCTGACCCTGACTTCCCGCGAGCAGGCCGTGCTGGAGGCATTGATCGCCCGGCCCGGGCGGGTGATGAGCAAGGAGCAACTCGCGGCCCAGGTGTTTGGCCTGGACGAAGAGGCCAGCCCCGATGCCATTGAAATCTACGTCCACCGCCTGCGCAAGAAACTCGACGGCCATGCCGTGGCGATCGTGACGTTCAGGGGACTGGGCTACTTGCTGGAAACCCGCGATGCATAA
- a CDS encoding Bug family tripartite tricarboxylate transporter substrate binding protein, producing the protein MNLSLRKVALAAGCLMFAGQLLAEPKRPECIAPAAPGGGFDLTCKLAQSALVNEKLLTKPMRVTYMPGGVGAVAYNAVVAQRPADAGTLVAWSSGSLLNLAQGKFGRFDENAVRWLAAVGTSYGAIAVKSDSPYKNLDDLVQALKKDPGSVVIGSGGTVGSQDWMQTALVAKAAGIDPRKLRYVALEGGGEIATALLGGHIQVGSTDISDSMPHIQSGDMRLLAVFAEKRLDEPEMKDIPTAREQGYEIVWPVVRGFYLGPKVSDEDYAWWKNAFDKLLASEDFAKLRDQRELFPFAMTGPELDTYVKKQVADYKMLAKEFGLVQ; encoded by the coding sequence ATGAACCTATCACTGCGTAAAGTAGCCCTGGCCGCTGGTTGCCTGATGTTCGCCGGGCAGTTGCTCGCCGAACCCAAGCGTCCGGAATGCATCGCCCCGGCCGCGCCTGGCGGCGGCTTTGACCTGACATGCAAACTGGCCCAAAGCGCCCTGGTGAACGAAAAATTACTGACCAAACCGATGCGCGTGACCTACATGCCCGGCGGCGTCGGTGCGGTGGCCTACAACGCAGTGGTCGCGCAGCGCCCGGCCGACGCCGGCACGCTGGTGGCCTGGTCCAGTGGCTCGTTGCTGAACCTGGCCCAAGGCAAGTTCGGTCGTTTCGACGAAAACGCCGTTCGCTGGCTGGCAGCCGTTGGCACCAGTTATGGCGCCATCGCGGTGAAGAGCGATTCGCCCTACAAGAACCTCGATGATCTGGTACAGGCACTGAAGAAAGATCCAGGTTCCGTGGTGATCGGTTCCGGCGGTACCGTCGGCAGCCAGGACTGGATGCAAACCGCGCTGGTCGCCAAGGCCGCGGGTATCGACCCGCGCAAACTGCGCTACGTGGCACTCGAAGGCGGTGGCGAGATCGCAACGGCGCTGCTGGGCGGCCATATTCAGGTAGGCAGTACGGACATTTCCGACTCCATGCCACACATCCAGAGCGGCGACATGCGCCTGCTGGCAGTGTTCGCTGAGAAGCGCCTGGATGAGCCGGAAATGAAAGACATCCCGACTGCCCGCGAACAAGGCTATGAGATCGTCTGGCCGGTGGTTCGCGGCTTCTACCTCGGGCCAAAGGTCAGCGATGAAGACTACGCCTGGTGGAAAAACGCGTTCGACAAGCTGCTGGCTTCCGAAGACTTCGCCAAGTTGCGTGACCAGCGCGAACTGTTTCCGTTCGCCATGACCGGCCCGGAACTGGACACCTACGTGAAGAAGCAAGTGGCCGACTACAAGATGCTGGCCAAAGAGTTTGGCCTGGTCCAGTAA
- a CDS encoding tripartite tricarboxylate transporter TctB family protein, producing MLIQRIFASVLLLVCVGLALMAWPYHAAFSYEPVGPRAFPLLMIGLLSLALLYMVFRPTPIVHSDDDPQLDRETLQKIGICVVLLLIFAGTFEPLGFILASIVVGVPMARLYGGRWVPSVVIISLMAIGLYLLFDKLMDVPLPLGLLDVLEN from the coding sequence ATGCTCATCCAACGTATTTTCGCTTCAGTGCTGCTGCTGGTTTGCGTCGGCCTCGCGCTGATGGCCTGGCCCTACCATGCGGCCTTTTCCTATGAGCCGGTCGGCCCGCGCGCCTTCCCCTTGCTGATGATCGGGCTTCTGAGCCTGGCCCTGCTCTATATGGTGTTTCGTCCGACGCCCATCGTGCACAGCGACGACGATCCGCAACTGGATCGGGAAACCCTGCAAAAAATCGGTATCTGCGTCGTACTGCTGCTGATATTCGCCGGGACCTTCGAACCCCTGGGTTTCATCCTCGCCAGCATTGTGGTCGGGGTTCCGATGGCGCGCCTGTATGGCGGTCGTTGGGTGCCGAGCGTGGTGATCATCAGCCTGATGGCCATCGGTCTCTATCTGTTGTTCGACAAGCTGATGGACGTGCCGCTGCCCTTGGGCCTGCTCGACGTTCTGGAGAATTGA
- a CDS encoding tripartite tricarboxylate transporter permease yields the protein MDTLNYLGQGFGVALTPYNLVTALSGTLIGTVVGLLPGLGPINGVALLIPIAFALGLPPESALILLAAVYLGCEYGGRISSILLNIPGEASTVMTTLDGYPMARKGMAGVALSLSAWSSFIGAFIATCGMVLFAPLLAKWAIAFGPAEYFVLMVFAIVCLGGMAGDRPLKTFIAALIGLFLSCVGIDANSGVYRFTGDNIHLTDGIQFVVLVLGLFSISEILLLLEKTHRGQEAVKATGRMMFNFKEAASVFWVNVRCGVLGFVMGVLPGAGATLASAVAYMTEKRIAGADGTFGQGDKRGLAAPETAIGGAACGALVPMLTLGVPGSGTTAVMIGALSLYNITPGPLLFQQQPDIVWGLIASLFVANIMLVILNIPMIRVFTRILAVPNWALVPVIAIITGIGVYAVHATTFDLFLMIGIGIFGYILRKLDFPLSPVLLGFILGGLMEQNLRRALSISNGALEILWSSPITLGCWVLTVIMLLMPVLRIWRRRSAQRRALANV from the coding sequence ATGGATACCCTGAATTATCTCGGCCAGGGTTTTGGCGTTGCACTGACCCCCTATAACCTCGTTACCGCCCTGAGTGGCACCCTGATCGGCACCGTGGTCGGCCTGCTGCCGGGCCTGGGACCGATCAATGGCGTAGCGCTGCTGATCCCGATTGCATTCGCCCTCGGCCTGCCACCGGAGTCGGCGCTGATCCTGCTGGCGGCCGTGTACCTGGGTTGCGAATACGGCGGACGAATCAGCTCGATCCTGCTCAATATCCCGGGTGAAGCCTCCACCGTCATGACCACCCTGGACGGCTACCCGATGGCCCGCAAAGGCATGGCCGGCGTCGCCCTTTCGCTGTCAGCGTGGAGCTCGTTCATCGGTGCGTTCATTGCCACCTGCGGCATGGTGCTGTTCGCCCCGCTGCTGGCCAAATGGGCGATTGCCTTCGGACCGGCGGAATACTTCGTCCTGATGGTGTTCGCCATCGTCTGCCTCGGCGGCATGGCCGGTGACCGCCCACTCAAGACCTTCATCGCGGCGCTGATCGGGCTGTTCCTGTCCTGCGTCGGGATTGATGCCAACAGCGGCGTGTACCGTTTCACCGGTGACAACATCCACTTGACCGACGGCATCCAGTTCGTCGTGCTGGTGCTGGGCCTGTTCTCCATCAGTGAAATTCTGTTGCTGCTGGAGAAGACCCATCGCGGCCAGGAAGCGGTGAAAGCCACCGGGCGGATGATGTTCAACTTCAAGGAAGCGGCATCGGTGTTCTGGGTGAACGTGCGATGCGGCGTGCTTGGCTTCGTCATGGGCGTGTTGCCAGGCGCCGGTGCGACCCTGGCCAGTGCCGTGGCGTACATGACTGAAAAACGCATCGCCGGTGCAGACGGTACGTTCGGCCAGGGCGACAAGCGAGGCCTCGCCGCCCCGGAAACCGCCATCGGCGGCGCCGCCTGCGGTGCATTGGTACCGATGCTGACCCTGGGTGTTCCGGGTTCCGGTACCACGGCGGTGATGATTGGCGCACTGTCGCTGTACAACATCACTCCGGGTCCGCTGCTGTTCCAGCAACAACCGGACATCGTCTGGGGCCTGATCGCTTCGTTGTTCGTCGCCAACATCATGCTGGTGATCCTCAACATCCCGATGATCCGCGTCTTCACCCGTATCCTGGCCGTGCCGAACTGGGCATTGGTACCGGTCATCGCGATCATCACCGGGATCGGCGTCTACGCGGTACACGCCACCACGTTCGACCTGTTCCTGATGATCGGTATCGGCATCTTCGGTTACATCCTGCGCAAGCTGGACTTCCCGTTGTCGCCGGTCCTGTTGGGCTTCATCCTCGGTGGCCTGATGGAACAGAACCTGCGTCGTGCGCTGTCGATTTCCAACGGTGCGCTGGAAATCCTCTGGTCGAGCCCGATCACCCTGGGTTGCTGGGTATTGACCGTCATCATGCTGCTGATGCCAGTGCTGCGGATCTGGCGCCGTCGTTCGGCTCAACGTCGCGCCCTGGCCAATGTCTGA